In a genomic window of Methanosarcina horonobensis HB-1 = JCM 15518:
- a CDS encoding eCIS core domain-containing protein: protein MAEKARIYAKIKESKQKCSNFYNQKPRYNSSGSPADRTLQLQRTAGNQAVQRLIKSGALQTKLKIGQPNDIYEQEADRVAEQVMRMPDPVPERRSTERNENKERFLQTKKSPEQAPVTQGQESVPPVINKVLQSPGQPLDPATRTFMEPRFGYDLSLVRVHSGTAAEQSAQEVNAQAYTIGQNIVFGTGQFAPGTQKGRQLLAHELTHIVQQNALLANQSTSNGVIQRKPAPDAKTVSENKARLDRLARNPREAHRAWKRLNIQDRFIVLDSMARRYGAAFADQFREVAQRGKPDFSVTYWQPRSGPTPEQLRAGGWRFLEMEFTGNAAFDVEVWVNPSGKTIRRDVSTYRPDQPEKREETPEKLPPTEKKEDKPPIEDCKELKEITLAILRDTISTENAAKADLEGEKSQLEKMNKTTDDYCQRYDEYIQSLRAMKTRVDTSVDDIETMRKQLVEAKCPVDIIDSELQELTDLQIWVDIESGPMGTQFLECIRVRPPRDLPEDEE, encoded by the coding sequence ATGGCTGAAAAAGCTAGAATTTATGCAAAAATAAAGGAATCAAAGCAAAAATGTTCGAATTTCTACAACCAGAAACCCAGATATAATTCTTCTGGGTCTCCTGCTGACAGAACATTGCAGCTTCAGAGAACTGCAGGCAACCAGGCAGTTCAGAGATTGATCAAATCAGGAGCTTTGCAGACTAAACTCAAGATAGGTCAGCCTAACGATATCTACGAACAGGAAGCTGACAGGGTTGCCGAACAAGTCATGAGAATGCCGGATCCTGTTCCAGAGCGCAGGTCTACCGAACGCAATGAGAATAAAGAAAGATTCTTACAGACCAAAAAATCGCCAGAGCAGGCGCCTGTAACCCAGGGGCAGGAGAGTGTACCACCCGTCATCAATAAGGTGCTGCAATCTCCCGGTCAGCCACTCGACCCGGCTACCCGTACTTTTATGGAGCCTCGATTTGGCTATGATCTTTCGCTGGTACGGGTTCATTCCGGTACGGCCGCCGAGCAATCGGCGCAGGAGGTGAATGCCCAGGCCTATACGATAGGGCAAAACATTGTGTTTGGCACAGGTCAGTTTGCTCCGGGAACCCAAAAGGGACGGCAGTTGCTTGCCCATGAGTTAACTCATATTGTGCAACAGAACGCTTTACTGGCAAATCAATCGACGTCTAACGGCGTGATTCAGCGAAAGCCAGCTCCGGATGCAAAGACGGTAAGTGAGAACAAGGCAAGACTTGACAGGTTGGCGAGGAACCCCCGCGAGGCGCATCGCGCATGGAAGAGGCTTAACATACAGGATAGGTTCATTGTTCTAGACAGTATGGCACGACGTTATGGCGCTGCTTTTGCGGACCAGTTCCGAGAGGTTGCACAACGCGGGAAACCGGATTTTAGTGTAACCTACTGGCAGCCTCGCAGTGGGCCAACCCCAGAACAACTCAGGGCTGGAGGATGGCGCTTCCTGGAGATGGAATTCACCGGAAATGCCGCCTTCGATGTAGAGGTCTGGGTGAATCCATCAGGAAAAACTATTCGACGGGACGTTTCCACTTATCGGCCCGACCAGCCGGAAAAAAGAGAAGAAACACCAGAAAAACTGCCGCCTACTGAAAAAAAGGAGGATAAACCGCCCATTGAGGATTGCAAAGAGCTAAAAGAAATAACATTGGCAATTTTGCGTGATACGATCTCCACCGAAAATGCCGCGAAAGCGGATCTGGAGGGCGAGAAAAGCCAGCTGGAAAAGATGAATAAGACTACCGATGATTACTGCCAGCGATACGACGAATATATCCAATCGCTGCGGGCCATGAAGACAAGAGTGGATACTTCGGTGGACGACATCGAAACTATGCGCAAACAACTGGTGGAAGCAAAGTGCCCCGTGGACATTATCGATAGCGAGCTCCAGGAGCTGACGGATCTTCAGATCTGGGTCGATATCGAGTCCGGTCCGATGGGTACACAGTTTCTCGAGTGTATCAGGGTCCGACCTCCCAGGGATTTACCTGAGGACGAAGAATGA
- a CDS encoding YybH family protein, whose translation MTTEDVLNTIENLSRQLQSAIGSQNTNEITKLYTENPKFLPRGGDIPQFDPLPENRWSKEYLSAYWEKVFRIPTMGCCKYIQRVNNIEVLGDVAYEIGTYHLAADTGVGEDLEEGAYFILWKKEDDQWKIAVHILNTGSSPKW comes from the coding sequence ATGACAACAGAAGATGTGCTTAATACAATCGAAAACCTGAGCAGACAACTTCAGTCCGCAATAGGTTCGCAGAACACAAATGAAATTACAAAATTGTATACGGAAAATCCGAAATTCTTGCCTCGCGGCGGTGACATTCCACAATTTGATCCTCTTCCGGAAAACCGCTGGTCAAAGGAATATCTAAGTGCATACTGGGAGAAGGTTTTTCGGATTCCCACAATGGGTTGCTGCAAGTATATACAGAGAGTCAACAATATAGAAGTGCTTGGTGATGTAGCATACGAAATCGGAACATATCATCTTGCAGCGGATACCGGAGTAGGGGAAGACCTTGAAGAAGGAGCATACTTTATCCTCTGGAAGAAAGAAGATGACCAGTGGAAGATTGCAGTACATATTTTGAACACTGGAAGCAGTCCGAAGTGGTGA
- the pheT gene encoding phenylalanine--tRNA ligase subunit beta, with protein MPVITLHYEDLEKLTGTDKETIIKRVPMIGADIERVEDEYVDIEFFPDRPDLYSVEGAARAMRGFLDIETGLPEYEIKPYNVSISISEDILNIRPFLGCAVVRGVKFTSSSIKSLMDLQEDLHWGLGRNRKKVSIGVHDLKNVKPPFRYMAVDPGFEFVPLDYTEKMSMTEILEKHPKGTRFAHLVKGFDKYPIILDANDNVLSFPPIINGTLTTVTEQTTDLFIDVTGLGEAVYTALNIVVTALAERGGQIEFVRVIRPGGEEFILPDLEPKERLLTTEEVKSLIGMELSVDEIVKQLERMRFGACALDKETVEVKVPAYRADILHNYDLVEDIAKGYGYENIKVRVPETYTAGKSHPISLMRASVNEIMVGLGYYEVMPFTLTSEKINFENMCRPKTDDVTYVLHPISEDQTILRTTVLPNLLEILALNQHRELPQKIFEFGEVVSNEITGQHVAAVSIHPQANFTEVYEVVDALMREMMLSYEVKESEDPAFLEGRRADVYVNGKKLGVFGEFHPEVISNFSLGYAVVGFELDLNDIIDKNI; from the coding sequence ATGCCAGTAATCACCTTGCATTATGAAGACCTCGAAAAACTTACAGGAACGGATAAGGAAACCATCATAAAAAGGGTGCCAATGATAGGTGCCGATATCGAAAGGGTTGAAGACGAGTATGTTGATATCGAGTTCTTCCCTGACAGACCTGACCTTTACAGTGTGGAAGGGGCAGCCAGGGCAATGCGGGGTTTTCTTGACATTGAGACCGGGCTTCCCGAATATGAGATAAAGCCTTACAATGTATCCATATCCATAAGTGAAGATATCCTGAATATCAGGCCCTTCCTCGGGTGTGCGGTTGTAAGGGGAGTGAAATTCACATCCTCTTCCATCAAGTCTCTCATGGACCTGCAGGAAGACCTGCACTGGGGCCTGGGTCGAAACAGGAAAAAAGTTTCCATAGGTGTGCATGACCTTAAAAATGTGAAACCTCCTTTCCGCTATATGGCAGTAGATCCCGGATTCGAGTTTGTGCCTCTTGATTACACCGAAAAGATGAGCATGACAGAAATCCTGGAAAAGCACCCGAAAGGCACAAGGTTTGCCCATCTTGTCAAAGGTTTCGACAAATACCCGATCATCCTGGACGCAAATGACAATGTGCTGTCCTTCCCGCCAATTATCAACGGGACGCTTACTACAGTGACCGAACAGACTACCGACCTCTTTATCGATGTCACAGGTCTTGGGGAAGCAGTATACACAGCCTTGAACATCGTGGTTACAGCCCTTGCAGAAAGAGGCGGACAGATCGAGTTTGTAAGGGTAATCCGTCCCGGAGGAGAGGAATTCATCCTTCCTGACCTTGAGCCGAAAGAAAGACTTCTTACAACAGAAGAGGTAAAGTCCCTGATAGGCATGGAACTTTCAGTTGACGAAATAGTAAAACAGCTTGAAAGGATGCGCTTTGGGGCATGCGCCCTTGACAAAGAAACCGTCGAGGTAAAGGTTCCGGCTTACAGGGCAGATATCCTGCACAACTACGACCTTGTAGAGGACATTGCCAAAGGTTACGGTTACGAGAATATCAAAGTAAGGGTTCCTGAGACCTATACTGCAGGTAAGTCCCACCCGATTTCCCTGATGCGGGCTTCCGTAAACGAAATAATGGTCGGGCTCGGCTACTATGAGGTTATGCCCTTCACACTTACCAGCGAAAAGATCAACTTCGAAAACATGTGCAGGCCAAAAACTGACGATGTTACCTATGTGCTTCATCCGATCAGTGAAGACCAGACAATACTCAGAACAACCGTGCTTCCTAACCTGCTTGAGATTCTTGCCTTAAACCAGCACAGGGAGCTTCCTCAGAAGATCTTTGAGTTCGGAGAGGTCGTAAGCAATGAAATAACGGGTCAGCACGTAGCTGCAGTCTCTATCCACCCGCAGGCAAACTTCACTGAAGTATATGAGGTAGTGGACGCCCTTATGAGAGAGATGATGCTTTCTTATGAGGTAAAAGAGTCCGAAGATCCGGCTTTTCTTGAAGGCAGGCGGGCAGATGTTTATGTTAACGGTAAAAAGCTTGGAGTTTTTGGAGAATTCCACCCCGAAGTAATAAGCAACTTTTCGCTCGGATATGCCGTTGTAGGGTTTGAGCTTGACCTTAACGACATTATAGATAAAAATATTTAA